Proteins from one Sphingopyxis terrae subsp. terrae NBRC 15098 genomic window:
- a CDS encoding TonB-dependent receptor: MRSFARPLRRAVLASTALSMIAFTPAALAQDEGASSADDSAEIIVTARRRDERLIDVPVAVTAISGEALETRGAIDITDVANMTPNTTLENSRGTNSTLTAFIRGVGQQDPVPGFEAGIGIYLDDVYLNRPQAAVLDIYDVERIEVLRGPQGTLYGRNTIGGAVKYVTRALNPDSPELRIRGTYGSYNQADLVVTASVPINDMLRVGGSVARLSRGGFGDNLNIPGLENYNKDVWAGRGTLEFGGNGAPVLIRISGDYTHDKSSPRNGHRLIPGLFSGAPVLDNVYDTRAGLNDPKQDVRAYGLAMNVTANLTDTLTLRSISAWRKDRSFTPIDFDSLPSVDVDVPAVYRNEQISQEFQLLYEGDKLKGLLGFYYLDAQAATSFDVLLGLTGAALPPAFGGPLPGLNGYTAGDVRTKTWSVFGDFTYDFTDQLSLSVGGRYTSDNRNAFVYKANRITGLSPEFGGTLTPIAIAVATNFRGERTFKEFTPRASLSFKPNADNMIYASYSKGFKGGGFDPRGSGTSAPISNPSAGRTYDDIYNFLAFDPEKVDSYEIGYKGSLLDRRLTLSLAGFYMDYKDVQIPGSVGCLVGGVQSFCGITTNAAKARLQGVEAETNAVLARDFAGAGSAIRFNGSLGYIDAKYKRFIGPTGTDVSNIRTFQNTPKWTVSGTLAAGIPAMGGNIDASTTLSYRSLTHQFEVPIPALDQPGYTLWDASLVWTADSGNYSIGLHGKNLADKRYITSGYNYQNAAGASTLGLEGILTAFYGNPRQVFVTGTVKF, encoded by the coding sequence ATGCGTTCCTTCGCTCGCCCGCTGCGTCGTGCCGTTCTAGCCTCGACCGCGCTCTCGATGATCGCTTTCACCCCTGCTGCCCTCGCTCAGGACGAAGGCGCCAGCTCCGCCGACGACAGCGCCGAGATCATCGTCACCGCCCGCCGGCGCGACGAACGGCTGATCGACGTTCCCGTCGCGGTCACCGCCATTTCGGGCGAAGCGCTTGAAACCCGCGGCGCGATCGACATCACCGATGTCGCGAACATGACGCCGAACACCACGCTCGAGAATTCGCGTGGGACCAATTCGACGCTCACCGCCTTCATCCGCGGCGTCGGTCAGCAGGATCCGGTCCCCGGCTTCGAAGCGGGTATCGGCATCTACCTTGACGACGTCTATCTCAACCGCCCGCAGGCGGCGGTGCTCGACATCTACGACGTCGAGCGGATCGAGGTGCTGCGCGGTCCGCAGGGAACGCTCTATGGCCGCAACACCATCGGCGGCGCGGTCAAATATGTGACGCGCGCGCTCAACCCCGATTCGCCCGAGCTGCGCATCCGCGGCACCTATGGCAGCTATAATCAGGCCGATCTGGTCGTCACCGCCAGCGTGCCGATCAACGACATGCTGCGCGTCGGCGGGTCGGTTGCGCGCCTGTCGCGCGGCGGTTTCGGCGACAATCTCAACATCCCTGGCCTCGAAAACTACAACAAGGATGTGTGGGCCGGCCGCGGCACGCTGGAATTCGGCGGCAATGGCGCGCCGGTGCTTATCCGCATCTCAGGCGACTATACCCACGACAAATCATCGCCGCGCAACGGCCATCGCCTGATCCCGGGCCTCTTCTCAGGCGCGCCGGTGCTCGACAATGTCTACGACACCCGCGCCGGGCTCAACGATCCGAAACAGGACGTCCGGGCCTATGGCCTGGCGATGAATGTCACGGCAAATCTCACCGACACGCTGACGCTGCGTTCGATCAGTGCGTGGCGCAAGGACCGCAGCTTCACCCCGATCGACTTCGACTCGCTGCCGTCGGTCGACGTCGACGTGCCTGCGGTCTACCGCAACGAGCAAATCAGCCAGGAATTCCAGCTGCTCTATGAAGGCGACAAGCTGAAAGGTCTCCTGGGCTTCTATTATCTCGATGCGCAGGCCGCGACGTCGTTCGACGTGTTGCTCGGCCTGACGGGCGCCGCGCTGCCGCCAGCGTTCGGCGGGCCGTTGCCCGGCCTCAACGGCTATACGGCGGGCGACGTGCGGACCAAGACCTGGTCGGTGTTCGGCGATTTCACCTATGACTTCACCGATCAGCTCAGCCTGTCGGTCGGCGGTCGCTACACGAGCGACAATCGCAACGCCTTTGTCTACAAGGCGAACCGCATCACCGGCCTGTCGCCGGAGTTCGGCGGCACGCTGACCCCGATCGCCATCGCGGTGGCGACCAATTTCCGCGGCGAGCGCACCTTCAAGGAATTCACCCCGCGCGCCTCACTGAGCTTCAAGCCCAATGCGGACAATATGATCTATGCCTCCTATTCGAAGGGCTTCAAGGGCGGTGGTTTCGATCCGCGCGGTTCGGGCACCTCGGCACCGATCAGCAATCCGTCGGCGGGCCGCACCTATGACGATATCTACAACTTCCTCGCCTTCGACCCCGAAAAGGTCGACAGCTATGAAATCGGCTACAAGGGATCGCTGCTCGATCGCCGCCTGACGCTGAGCCTCGCCGGTTTCTACATGGACTATAAGGATGTGCAGATTCCGGGGTCGGTCGGCTGCCTCGTCGGCGGGGTGCAGAGCTTCTGCGGCATCACCACCAACGCCGCCAAGGCGCGCCTCCAGGGGGTCGAGGCCGAAACCAATGCAGTGCTCGCGCGCGATTTTGCCGGCGCCGGTTCGGCCATCCGCTTCAACGGATCGCTCGGCTATATCGACGCCAAGTACAAGCGCTTCATCGGCCCCACCGGCACCGATGTCTCGAATATCCGGACCTTCCAGAACACGCCGAAATGGACGGTGTCGGGCACGCTCGCCGCGGGCATTCCGGCGATGGGCGGCAATATCGACGCATCGACGACGCTGTCCTATCGCAGCCTGACGCACCAGTTCGAAGTGCCGATCCCCGCGCTCGACCAGCCGGGCTACACGCTGTGGGATGCCAGCCTCGTCTGGACCGCCGACAGCGGCAATTATTCGATCGGCCTCCACGGCAAAAATCTGGCCGACAAGCGCTATATCACGTCGGGCTACAATTATCAGAATGCGGCGGGCGCCTCGACGCTCGGCCTCGAAGGCATTTTGACCGCCTTCTACGGCAACCCGCGTCAGGTCTTCGTCACCGGCACGGTCAAATTCTGA
- a CDS encoding CaiB/BaiF CoA transferase family protein gives MAKPLAGLRVVELARVLAGPWSGQLLADLGAEVVKVERPGAGDDTRQWGPPFVTGAAGENLGAAYYHSCNRGKRSVAVDIATAEGQAAVRALIAEADVVIENYKVGGLVKYGLDPATLRADFPRLIVCSITGFGQTGPYAHRAGYDFIVQAMSGFMSLTGEPDGPPQKAGIAYADIFTGMYATVGILAALRRRDATGAGAHVDMALLDSQVAVLANQAANYLASGVAPKRMGNAHVNVVPYQLFATADGQLVIAVGNDSQYRKLCAILGAPEWAEDPRFVTNAARLANRAALIPLLAARIATWDAQPLSLALEAEGVPAGPINDLAAVFADPQVIARGMRIRPDGAVIDGVASPIVIDGERMVAATGAPPLP, from the coding sequence GTGGCCAAGCCCCTCGCGGGACTGCGCGTCGTCGAACTGGCGCGCGTCCTCGCGGGGCCGTGGAGCGGGCAGCTGCTCGCTGACCTTGGCGCCGAGGTGGTGAAGGTCGAGCGCCCCGGCGCTGGCGACGATACGCGCCAATGGGGGCCGCCCTTCGTCACCGGCGCGGCGGGCGAAAATCTGGGCGCCGCTTATTATCACAGCTGCAATCGCGGCAAGCGCAGCGTCGCTGTCGACATCGCGACCGCCGAGGGGCAGGCGGCGGTGCGCGCACTGATCGCCGAAGCCGATGTCGTCATCGAAAATTACAAGGTTGGCGGACTCGTCAAATATGGGCTCGACCCTGCGACGCTGCGCGCCGATTTCCCGCGTCTGATCGTCTGTTCGATCACCGGCTTCGGCCAGACAGGCCCTTATGCGCACCGCGCCGGTTATGATTTCATCGTCCAGGCGATGAGCGGCTTCATGTCGCTGACCGGTGAACCCGACGGGCCGCCGCAAAAGGCGGGGATCGCCTATGCCGACATCTTCACCGGCATGTATGCGACCGTCGGCATATTGGCGGCGCTGCGGCGTCGTGACGCCACCGGGGCTGGCGCGCATGTCGATATGGCGCTGCTCGACAGCCAGGTCGCGGTGCTCGCCAATCAGGCCGCCAATTATCTGGCGAGCGGCGTCGCGCCCAAGCGGATGGGCAATGCGCATGTCAATGTCGTGCCCTATCAGCTGTTTGCGACCGCTGACGGCCAGCTCGTCATCGCGGTGGGCAATGACAGCCAGTATCGCAAGCTGTGCGCGATTTTGGGCGCGCCCGAATGGGCAGAAGATCCCCGCTTCGTGACCAATGCGGCGCGGCTCGCCAATCGCGCCGCGCTCATTCCGCTGCTCGCCGCAAGGATCGCGACCTGGGACGCGCAGCCGCTGTCGCTCGCGCTCGAAGCCGAGGGCGTTCCGGCGGGGCCGATCAACGATCTGGCGGCGGTGTTCGCCGATCCGCAGGTCATTGCGCGCGGCATGCGCATCCGGCCCGACGGCGCCGTTATCGACGGCGTGGCGAGTCCGATCGTGATCGATGGCGAACGCATGGTTGCCGCCACCGGCGCGCCGCCGCTGCCCTGA
- a CDS encoding acyl-CoA dehydrogenase, which translates to MALADPQRIEALDPFDPLALDAQLSEEERMVRDAARAYATGELLPRVTSAFLDERFDREIMSEMGALGLLGATIDPKYGGAGLNYVSYGLIAREVERVDSGYRSACSVQSSLVMHPINAYGSEEQKMRFLPGLASGELVGCFGLTEPDAGSDPAGMRTRAEKIAGGYRIKGAKMWITNSPIADVFVVWAKSDAHDGAIRGFILEKGMKGLSAPKIEGKVSLRASITGEIVMDGVEVGEDALLPHVSGLKGPFGCLNRARYGIGWGAMGAAEFCYEAARNYTLERKQFGRPLAANQIVQLKLANMLTEIALGTQAALRVGRLIDEGHLAPDMISFLKRNNCGKALDIARVARDMHGGNGISADYHVIRHAVNLETVNTYEGTHDVHALILGRAITGISAFA; encoded by the coding sequence ATGGCCCTCGCCGATCCGCAGCGCATCGAAGCGCTCGACCCGTTCGATCCTCTCGCGCTCGACGCGCAGCTTTCGGAAGAGGAGCGGATGGTCCGCGATGCGGCGCGCGCCTATGCGACCGGCGAGCTGTTGCCCCGCGTCACTTCGGCCTTTCTCGACGAGCGCTTCGACCGCGAGATCATGTCGGAAATGGGTGCGCTCGGCCTGCTCGGCGCGACGATCGACCCCAAATATGGCGGCGCGGGGCTCAATTATGTGAGCTACGGCCTGATTGCGCGCGAAGTCGAGCGCGTCGATTCGGGCTATCGTTCGGCCTGTTCGGTGCAAAGCTCGCTCGTGATGCACCCGATCAATGCCTATGGCAGCGAAGAGCAGAAGATGCGCTTCCTGCCCGGCCTCGCCTCGGGCGAGCTTGTCGGTTGCTTCGGCCTGACTGAACCCGACGCAGGCAGCGACCCCGCCGGGATGCGCACGCGCGCCGAAAAGATCGCAGGCGGATACCGGATCAAGGGCGCGAAGATGTGGATCACCAATTCGCCGATCGCCGACGTCTTCGTCGTCTGGGCGAAGTCCGACGCGCACGACGGCGCGATCCGCGGCTTCATCCTTGAAAAGGGCATGAAGGGCCTCTCGGCACCGAAGATCGAGGGCAAGGTCAGCTTGCGCGCGTCGATCACCGGCGAGATCGTGATGGATGGGGTCGAAGTCGGCGAAGACGCGCTGCTGCCGCATGTCTCGGGGCTGAAGGGGCCGTTCGGCTGCCTCAACCGCGCGCGGTACGGCATCGGCTGGGGCGCGATGGGCGCGGCCGAATTCTGCTATGAGGCGGCGCGCAATTATACGCTCGAGCGCAAGCAGTTTGGGCGCCCGCTGGCGGCGAACCAGATCGTCCAGCTCAAGCTTGCCAATATGCTCACCGAAATCGCGCTCGGCACCCAGGCGGCGCTGCGCGTCGGACGGCTGATCGACGAAGGGCATCTCGCGCCCGACATGATCAGCTTCCTCAAGCGCAACAATTGCGGCAAGGCGCTCGATATCGCACGGGTGGCGCGCGACATGCACGGCGGCAACGGCATCTCGGCCGACTATCATGTGATCCGCCACGCGGTGAATCTGGAAACCGTCAACACCTATGAAGGCACGCATGACGTCCATGCGCTGATCCTCGGCCGCGCGATCACCGGCATCAGCGCCTTTGCCTGA
- a CDS encoding mitofilin family membrane protein has product MAIENDKPVRMDDGVRSRGLSFRTLIVAALALLVVGIVGGGWAMSRLLTGKDVPPVAKVADVPATGTAPGAASAGAAPDAGQSGQPALVVAPVDGANALSARVAELEQRLSRLNLEAASASGNASRAEGLLVAFAVRRALDRGLPLGYLEAQLRLRFGDDQPNAVKTIIDTSRDPVTLEQLRAELDALAPELVGRSDGGGSFWTGLRREVSEMFVVRPAGTQSPRASERLDRARRYLAGGQVDKAIEEVQAMPGAAEAKDWLIAARRYHEARRALDLIETAAILEPRDGPTAAMARKPGDPTS; this is encoded by the coding sequence ATGGCAATCGAAAACGACAAACCCGTGCGTATGGACGATGGCGTCCGCAGCAGGGGGCTATCGTTCCGGACGTTGATAGTTGCGGCGCTCGCGCTGCTCGTGGTCGGGATCGTCGGCGGCGGCTGGGCGATGAGCCGACTACTGACCGGCAAGGATGTGCCGCCGGTCGCCAAGGTCGCCGATGTCCCCGCGACCGGCACCGCGCCGGGTGCGGCGTCCGCTGGAGCGGCACCCGATGCGGGGCAGAGCGGGCAGCCAGCGCTGGTCGTCGCGCCTGTCGATGGCGCGAACGCGCTGTCGGCGCGCGTGGCCGAGCTGGAACAGCGGCTGTCGCGCCTCAATCTCGAAGCAGCGTCGGCGTCGGGCAATGCCTCACGCGCCGAAGGGCTGCTGGTCGCCTTCGCGGTGCGCCGCGCGCTCGATCGCGGGCTGCCGCTCGGCTATCTCGAGGCGCAGCTGCGCCTGCGCTTCGGCGACGACCAGCCCAATGCGGTCAAGACGATCATCGACACGTCGCGCGATCCGGTGACGCTGGAGCAGTTGCGCGCCGAACTCGACGCGCTGGCGCCCGAACTCGTCGGCCGCAGCGACGGCGGCGGCAGCTTCTGGACCGGCCTGCGCCGCGAGGTCAGCGAAATGTTCGTCGTCCGTCCGGCGGGCACCCAGTCGCCGCGTGCATCCGAACGGCTCGACCGCGCGCGCCGCTATCTGGCGGGCGGGCAGGTCGACAAGGCGATCGAGGAGGTGCAGGCGATGCCCGGCGCCGCCGAAGCGAAGGACTGGTTGATCGCGGCGCGGCGCTATCATGAGGCGCGGCGCGCGCTTGACCTGATCGAGACCGCGGCGATATTGGAGCCGCGCGACGGACCGACCGCCGCGATGGCCCGCAAGCCGGGCGATCCGACCTCCTGA
- a CDS encoding uroporphyrinogen-III synthase yields MTESLPLLVTRADPGGAATVARARALGLDVRSMPLFAARAIDWTLPDPAGFDALLVTSAQAVRLAGPGLQALAALPVHAVGGASAAAAEAAGLRVVEVGTRDGQQLLDGMTSRNYLHILWLCGRDHSALAARDAALTPLPCYAVDPVEPPADWAALIAAPAVLLAHSGRGADRIAALTEGQRGHLTLVAISPAVAARAGGDWKAIALADRPDDAAMVAQARALCHKSPRQGRAKE; encoded by the coding sequence ATGACCGAATCGCTGCCGCTGCTCGTGACGCGCGCCGACCCCGGCGGCGCGGCGACGGTGGCGCGGGCGCGGGCGCTGGGGCTCGATGTGCGCAGCATGCCGCTGTTCGCCGCGCGCGCGATCGACTGGACCCTGCCCGATCCCGCGGGTTTCGACGCATTGCTTGTCACGAGCGCGCAGGCGGTGCGGCTGGCCGGACCCGGTTTGCAGGCGCTTGCCGCACTCCCCGTTCATGCCGTGGGCGGCGCGAGCGCTGCAGCCGCGGAAGCGGCGGGCCTGCGCGTCGTGGAGGTCGGTACGCGCGACGGCCAACAGCTTCTTGATGGCATGACGTCGAGAAATTATCTCCATATCCTGTGGCTTTGCGGCCGCGATCATAGCGCGCTGGCGGCGCGCGATGCCGCGTTGACCCCGCTGCCCTGCTATGCGGTCGATCCCGTCGAGCCGCCCGCCGACTGGGCGGCGCTGATCGCTGCGCCGGCGGTGCTGCTCGCCCATTCGGGGCGCGGTGCGGACCGGATCGCAGCGCTGACCGAGGGCCAGCGCGGGCATTTGACGCTTGTCGCGATAAGCCCCGCTGTGGCAGCAAGGGCCGGGGGGGATTGGAAGGCGATCGCGCTTGCCGACCGGCCCGACGATGCGGCGATGGTGGCACAGGCCCGCGCTTTGTGCCACAAGAGCCCCAGACAGGGTCGTGCGAAAGAATAA
- the hemC gene encoding hydroxymethylbilane synthase has product MASIPLPTPDRPLRLGTRASPLAMAQANMAAAALIAAYGIAPEAIEIVPMTATGDKIQDRALAEVGGKALWTRELDAALDGGRIDIAVHSLKDVETLRDPRFALGAMLERADPRDRLVVRDGIAAAAIADLPHGARLGTSSPRRAAQVRRLRPDLQTTLLRGNVATRLGKLAAGEVDATLLAAAGLERLGMHAVGTVQPAEILLPAASQGAIGIECRADDAATRALLRAADHEPTHRAVAAERAFLAALGGDCRSPVAAYARWLADGTLRLDAEIYSEDGADHAIGETLVPDPAAAEALARRLLVEAPESVRRLFAA; this is encoded by the coding sequence ATGGCTTCGATTCCGCTTCCCACGCCCGACCGCCCGCTCCGCCTCGGCACGCGAGCCTCGCCGTTGGCGATGGCGCAGGCCAATATGGCCGCCGCGGCGCTGATCGCCGCCTATGGCATCGCGCCCGAGGCGATCGAGATCGTGCCGATGACCGCTACCGGCGACAAGATCCAGGACCGCGCTCTTGCCGAGGTAGGCGGCAAGGCGCTGTGGACGCGCGAGCTCGACGCGGCGCTCGACGGCGGGCGGATCGACATCGCCGTGCACAGTCTGAAGGATGTCGAGACGCTGCGCGATCCGCGCTTCGCGCTCGGCGCCATGCTCGAGCGCGCCGATCCGCGCGACCGGCTGGTGGTTCGCGACGGGATCGCGGCGGCAGCGATCGCCGACCTGCCGCACGGCGCGCGGCTCGGTACGAGCAGCCCGCGCCGCGCCGCGCAGGTCCGCCGCCTGCGTCCTGACCTCCAAACGACGCTGCTACGCGGCAATGTCGCGACGCGGCTTGGCAAGCTGGCGGCGGGGGAGGTCGATGCGACCCTGCTCGCCGCGGCGGGACTCGAACGCCTCGGCATGCATGCGGTCGGAACGGTGCAGCCGGCGGAGATACTCCTGCCCGCCGCGTCGCAGGGCGCGATCGGTATCGAATGCCGCGCCGACGATGCGGCCACGCGGGCGCTGCTGCGCGCGGCCGATCACGAACCCACCCACCGCGCGGTTGCGGCCGAACGGGCGTTTCTGGCGGCGCTCGGCGGCGATTGTCGGTCGCCGGTCGCGGCCTATGCGCGCTGGCTGGCCGACGGGACGCTGCGCCTCGACGCCGAAATCTATTCCGAAGATGGCGCGGACCATGCGATCGGCGAGACGCTGGTGCCCGATCCGGCCGCGGCCGAAGCGCTAGCGCGGCGTCTGCTGGTCGAGGCGCCCGAATCGGTGCGGCGCCTGTTCGCGGCATGA
- the tsaD gene encoding tRNA (adenosine(37)-N6)-threonylcarbamoyltransferase complex transferase subunit TsaD has product MSLILGLESSCDETAAALVTDDRRILAHRVAGQEAEHQPYGGVVPEIAARAHVDRLAPIVEGVLADAGVTLADVDAIAATAGPGLIGGVMVGLVTGKALAHAAGKPLIAVNHLEGHALSPRLADPDLRFPYLLLLVSGGHCQLLLVRGVDDYRRLATTIDDAAGEAFDKTAKLLGLGYPGGPAVERLAADGDPHAVPLPRPLVGSAEPHFSFAGLKSAVARAVASGAHRPADVAASFQQAVVDCLIDRSRIALAACPEATAFVAAGGVAANGAIRAALTGLAAAFDKSFVAPPLWLCTDNGAMIAWAGAERFAAGLSDPLDTAARPRWPLDPAAEAVRGAGVKA; this is encoded by the coding sequence ATGTCTCTCATCCTTGGCCTCGAATCGAGCTGCGACGAAACCGCGGCAGCGCTCGTCACCGACGACCGGCGCATCCTCGCGCATCGGGTGGCGGGACAGGAGGCCGAGCACCAGCCCTACGGCGGCGTCGTTCCCGAAATCGCGGCGCGCGCGCATGTCGACCGCCTTGCCCCGATCGTCGAAGGCGTGCTCGCCGATGCCGGGGTGACACTCGCCGATGTCGATGCCATCGCCGCGACTGCCGGCCCCGGGCTGATCGGCGGCGTCATGGTCGGGCTGGTCACCGGCAAGGCGCTCGCCCATGCAGCGGGCAAGCCGCTGATCGCGGTCAACCATCTCGAAGGCCATGCGCTCAGCCCGCGGCTCGCCGACCCCGACCTTCGCTTTCCCTATCTGCTGCTGCTTGTCTCCGGCGGGCACTGCCAGCTTCTGCTCGTGCGCGGTGTCGACGATTATCGGCGGCTTGCCACCACGATCGACGACGCCGCGGGCGAGGCCTTCGACAAGACCGCAAAGCTGCTCGGGCTCGGCTATCCGGGCGGTCCGGCGGTCGAACGGCTTGCGGCGGACGGCGATCCGCATGCGGTGCCGCTCCCCCGCCCGCTGGTCGGTAGCGCCGAACCGCATTTCTCCTTCGCCGGTCTCAAAAGCGCGGTGGCGCGCGCGGTTGCTTCGGGCGCGCACCGACCCGCAGACGTGGCCGCGTCTTTCCAGCAGGCGGTCGTCGACTGCCTGATCGATCGCAGCCGCATCGCACTCGCCGCCTGCCCCGAAGCCACCGCCTTCGTCGCCGCTGGCGGCGTCGCTGCCAATGGTGCGATCCGCGCCGCGCTCACCGGCCTTGCCGCCGCGTTCGACAAGTCCTTCGTCGCGCCGCCGCTGTGGCTCTGCACCGACAATGGCGCGATGATCGCCTGGGCGGGCGCCGAGCGCTTCGCCGCGGGGCTCAGCGATCCGCTCGACACTGCGGCGCGGCCCCGCTGGCCGCTCGATCCCGCAGCCGAAGCGGTTCGCGGCGCCGGAGTAAAGGCATGA
- a CDS encoding NAD(P)H-dependent glycerol-3-phosphate dehydrogenase codes for MTRDSMTSFEKFGVVGGGAWGTALAQLLAAEGAPVRLWAREEDVVAAINAEHRNPLFLPGAALSPSLTATSDLGALSGLDALLVVVPVPYLRAVLAALPAGDAPLIFCSKGMEAGSFDFPIDIAREIFPGRGFAVLSGPTFAHEVAAGLPTAITLAAEIPALAEALARALARPHFRPYVSTDMIGAEIGGAIKNVLAIACGIVDGAGLGLNARAALISRGFAEMTRFGLARGAQAETLAGLAGLGDLVLTCTSSNSRNFALGQGLGRGESAAALMADRRTVAEGAFSAPVIAAAARADAIDMPITDAVARLVAGETRVADAIQALLSRPLRPEGR; via the coding sequence ATGACGCGCGACAGCATGACGTCATTTGAAAAGTTCGGCGTCGTCGGCGGCGGCGCCTGGGGCACGGCACTCGCCCAGCTTCTCGCCGCCGAGGGCGCACCGGTGCGCCTGTGGGCCCGCGAGGAAGACGTCGTGGCGGCGATCAACGCCGAACATCGCAACCCGCTGTTCCTGCCCGGTGCGGCGCTGTCGCCTTCGCTCACGGCAACGAGCGACCTTGGCGCGCTGTCGGGGCTGGACGCGCTGCTCGTCGTCGTGCCGGTGCCCTATCTGCGCGCCGTGCTCGCGGCGCTGCCCGCAGGCGATGCGCCGCTGATCTTCTGCAGCAAGGGGATGGAGGCTGGCAGCTTTGACTTTCCGATCGATATCGCGCGCGAGATCTTTCCCGGCCGCGGCTTCGCCGTGCTGTCGGGGCCAACCTTCGCGCACGAGGTCGCAGCGGGGCTGCCGACCGCGATCACGCTCGCTGCCGAAATCCCCGCGCTCGCCGAGGCGCTCGCCCGCGCGCTCGCCCGCCCGCATTTTCGTCCTTATGTGTCGACTGACATGATCGGCGCCGAAATCGGCGGCGCGATCAAGAATGTCCTCGCCATCGCCTGCGGCATCGTCGACGGCGCCGGGCTGGGCCTCAACGCGCGCGCCGCGCTGATCAGCCGCGGCTTTGCGGAGATGACGCGCTTCGGACTCGCGCGCGGCGCGCAGGCCGAAACGCTCGCCGGACTTGCCGGGCTCGGCGATCTCGTCCTTACCTGCACCTCGTCCAATTCGCGCAATTTCGCGCTCGGCCAGGGGCTAGGGCGCGGCGAGAGCGCAGCGGCCCTGATGGCCGACCGCCGCACGGTCGCCGAAGGCGCGTTCAGCGCCCCGGTGATTGCCGCCGCTGCGCGCGCCGATGCGATCGACATGCCGATCACCGACGCGGTGGCGCGGCTCGTCGCGGGCGAAACGCGCGTTGCCGACGCCATTCAGGCCCTGCTCAGCCGCCCGCTGCGACCCGAGGGCCGATGA